The nucleotide sequence GTTAGAGGTTTCTAATAAACCGCTGCTGCTGGTATTTGACTTAGGAGAAGTTAGAAATGGTATGCCGGAATTTACTATCACCGGGACAGCCGGAGATAAAGTCGAAGTTATCTCGATTCCGTATATGATCGATAATCAATTTACCTACCATAAGGTCGATGCCAACTTAATCGATAGAGTGATACTGTCGGGCAGTGAAGATACTTGGCAGGCGCAATACTTCAAACCTACTCGCTATTTAGGACTTGTGGTTGAGCCGAGTAATACAATGCAGATTAAGCGTGTTGGTTTACACCAAATAAGTTTTCCCTTTGAAGATCAAGGAACCATGAAAAGCGCCTCGTCTGCTTGGGTAGAGCAATACGTAAATGCGAGTAAAAACACGCTAAAAGTCGCAACAACGGATGCATATACCGATAACTACCGCGAACGTCGGCAATATGCGCAAACAGGTTTTTATGCCGGTTTAGGCAATTATTACACTTTTGCCAATCATACTTTGCAGCGCCGTTATTTAATCCAGACCGCGCAAGAGCAGTTAGGCAACGGCCTTATGCCGGCTTATGGTCCACTGCAAACCGACGACTTTATGGTGATCTTAGATTCAAATAGTTTATGGGTCCGAAGCCTTAAAAACTATTATCTTTATTCTGGAGACGAACAAACGGTAAAACAGTTACTACCTGCAGCGAGTAAGATGCTGGCATTGTTAAAGTCTTATAGCAATGAAGATGGACTGATTGATAATCCGCCTTACGCCTATTGGCTAGATCATGCTAAAAACGATAGACGAGGTGCCAATTTAAACCTTAACGGTCATTATTTAGGTGCTATTGAAGACTATGCTCAAATATTGGCTTGGTTGAATATTGATGGTGCTGAATCGTATTGGGCGCAAGCAAAGAAAATGCGCAGTGCAATACAAAGTAAGTATTGGAATAACGATAAAGGTCTATTTGTTGACGCGCTAATCGATGGTAAACAATCGACAGAGTACAGTGAACATGGCAATGCTATGGCATTGGCGCTGAATATTGCTTCTACTAAACAAGCACATCGAGTGATTGAAACTTTGCTCGATGAAACCCCAGATAATTACATATTGCGCGCTAACGGTATGACTATGGTTACACCTGCTATGAGTTACTTTTTACACAAAGGTATAGCTAACTATGGTTTTGTTGATCAGTCTTTAACATTGCTGCGCAAACGCTTTGACAAAATGTTAGCGAGTGAGCACAACGGCACACTTTGGGAAGAGTGGTGGTTGCATGGCTCTGGCCGTACCGGAGTATTTATCGATAATGGTCGAACTCGCTCCGATGCTCAAACAGAAAGCGCATTTGCTCCGGCATTATTTGCTGAATTTTTATTGGGCATCAAGCCAATAGAACCTGGCATGAAAACCTTGTTATTGCAGCGTCATCAACACAGTGTTGATGATATCGAAGGTGTATTTGCTACACCGTATGGCCAGCTTGAAATTCAATGGCAGGCGCATCAATCAGCGAAACAGGTAAGCATTAATATTCCCGAAAATGTGCAGCTGAAAGTCGATCGCCATAGTCTTGGGTTATCGGGAGAGCAATATCTGTACCTCGATGGCGGCCAGCACACAGTGAAGTTTTAGTGCTCTGTTTAGAGCCTGCTTAACGACTGATTAAAGCCTGTTTTAAAAGAATAAAATAAAAATTAAATTTGTAGGAACTGAAAAAGTGAACATAAGCATTATTAAGAATATCGGCAGTATTTTATGTGTTACTGCGTTGTTTAGCACAGGGACGATCAGAGCCAACGAAACGCCCACTCCAGATTGGGAAAACCCGCAAGTAATCGGTATTAATAAAGAGCAAGGTCATGCTTTTATACGTCCGTATGCCGATATGAATAATGCTAAAAAGCAAATGTCATCGACTCGTATCCAATCATTAAACGGCAAGTGGAAGTTTAATTGGGTTGGTCACCCAGATGAGCGTCCGATTGACTTTTACAAGCCAGATTATGACGTCAGTCAGTGGGTAAGCATCGATGTGCCGGGTAATTGGCAGACACAGGGTTTTGGCCGTCCGATATACACCAATCATCCTTATCCATTTAATAAAGATCAGCCCAAGGTCATGACCGAGCCGCCAAGTGATTACACCAATTTCTATGATCGTAACCCTGTCGGTAGCTACAAGCATAAATTTGTTGTTGATAAAACCTTAGAGTCAGAGCACGTTTTTATTGAATTTCAAGGGGTTAAATCAGCGTTCTATTTATGGATAAACGGCAAAAAAGTTGGCTACAGCCAGGGCAGCATGACGCCGGCGGAATTTAATATTACAGATTACTTAATTGCTGGCGAAAATGAGCTAGCTGTCGAAGTATATCGTTGGTCAGATGGCAGCTATCTTGAAGGTCAAGATATGTGGCGTTTTAGCGGTATTTTCAGAGACGTTAATTTAATTGCAAGACCGAAGGTATTTTTACAAGATTACAAAATAGCTACCTTGCTTAAAAATGATTACCAAGATGCGACATTAGAAGTTGATTTTGAACTGGATAGCCGACTAAAAAATGCAGTAATTGAAGGCCATCAATTACACTTAAGTCTGATTTCTCCACAGGGAAAGTTAATGGAGCAACAATCAGCGAGTGTAAAAAAATCAAATAACAAAATGCTTGGCAAAATAAGCTTCGATGTAGCAAACGTTGATCTCTGGAGCAGTGAATCGCCAACGCTTTATTCATTGATGTTAGCCGTTGTGGATAGCCAAGGCACTGCACTTGAATACATACCTTGGTCATTCGGTTTTAAAGAAACTAAAATTGCAGACAATCAATTTTGGGTTAACGGTAAAGCAATTAAGATTAAGGGCGTAAATCGCCATGAGCACCATCCAAGAACAGGCCGTTATATTGATCTAGAAACCATGGTGCTAGACATGAAGTTAATCAAGCAAGGTAACTTCAATTTAGTTCGCACCAGCCATTACCCAAATGATCATCGCTGGTATCAACTTGCCAATGAATACGGAATTTACATTCTAGATGATGCCAACCAAGAAAGTCATGGTTACAAAACTCGTAACAAAATCTTAGGTGACAATCCTAACTGGACAATCGCTCACGTTGATCGCGCTGCATCAATGGTGCATACCAACAAAAACTATTCAGCAATTGCAATTTGGTCATTGGGTAATGAAGGCGGAGCAGGGCGTAACTTTATCGCGATGCGTGAAGCCGTTTTAGCGATTGATGATTCACGTCCTATCTTATCGGATACTGATTTAAATGCATCTGACTTTGTTGAGCGAAGCTATCGCACAGTCAATAACGTCAACGAATTCCTTAAAAAATCAAAACAAGTTGATAAGCCATTTATTCAGCGCGAATACGCCCATGCAATGGGCAATTCATTAGGTAATTTCCAAGAGCATTGGGACAAAATATACGCCAATAAAAACTACGTTGGCGGCGCTATTTGGGATTGGGTGGATCAAGGTCTAGCAAGAGTAAAAAATACTGCCGTTGTAAGCTATTCAAATGATCCAAGTAATCTATCGCTTAATCATCAACGGGAGGTTTGGGCCTATGGTGGCGATTTTGGTGATACGCCGACCGACGCTGAGTTTTTGCTTAATGGCATTGTATCGCCGGACAGAAAGTTATACCCAAGCTATTATGAAGCCAAGAAAGTTCAACAAAATGTTTGGTTTGAACAAACTGACAATCCGCTGCAGATCAAAATAACTAACCGTTATGACT is from Thalassotalea crassostreae and encodes:
- a CDS encoding alpha-L-rhamnosidase N-terminal domain-containing protein, with translation MFQLLILLCVLNANAVVAQETPLNDGVIGLWNTQSTGEHWQAAWIWHAQSKDTQLALFRKSFTVEELNTDSILKITASSMYKLYVNGTYVNRGPARNAPHHQSFDMLNVSSLIQPGKNVIAVQVHAQKMLKSYGQATRPGLLAELKLNDSVIVKTDSTWKVSDDPSWHKNSPKMSRFHQEVNDFVDLSSAYKNWQQNEFDDDNWSNAVELKRNNGWPAPQKNDRAHALTSPWTNLVARDIEYLQEQSVVATKLIAAQYIDDYFTNDIKFPKKIKAIPKVALEQPIQTDKFSKFPFQLEVSNKPLLLVFDLGEVRNGMPEFTITGTAGDKVEVISIPYMIDNQFTYHKVDANLIDRVILSGSEDTWQAQYFKPTRYLGLVVEPSNTMQIKRVGLHQISFPFEDQGTMKSASSAWVEQYVNASKNTLKVATTDAYTDNYRERRQYAQTGFYAGLGNYYTFANHTLQRRYLIQTAQEQLGNGLMPAYGPLQTDDFMVILDSNSLWVRSLKNYYLYSGDEQTVKQLLPAASKMLALLKSYSNEDGLIDNPPYAYWLDHAKNDRRGANLNLNGHYLGAIEDYAQILAWLNIDGAESYWAQAKKMRSAIQSKYWNNDKGLFVDALIDGKQSTEYSEHGNAMALALNIASTKQAHRVIETLLDETPDNYILRANGMTMVTPAMSYFLHKGIANYGFVDQSLTLLRKRFDKMLASEHNGTLWEEWWLHGSGRTGVFIDNGRTRSDAQTESAFAPALFAEFLLGIKPIEPGMKTLLLQRHQHSVDDIEGVFATPYGQLEIQWQAHQSAKQVSINIPENVQLKVDRHSLGLSGEQYLYLDGGQHTVKF
- a CDS encoding glycoside hydrolase family 2 TIM barrel-domain containing protein; translation: MNISIIKNIGSILCVTALFSTGTIRANETPTPDWENPQVIGINKEQGHAFIRPYADMNNAKKQMSSTRIQSLNGKWKFNWVGHPDERPIDFYKPDYDVSQWVSIDVPGNWQTQGFGRPIYTNHPYPFNKDQPKVMTEPPSDYTNFYDRNPVGSYKHKFVVDKTLESEHVFIEFQGVKSAFYLWINGKKVGYSQGSMTPAEFNITDYLIAGENELAVEVYRWSDGSYLEGQDMWRFSGIFRDVNLIARPKVFLQDYKIATLLKNDYQDATLEVDFELDSRLKNAVIEGHQLHLSLISPQGKLMEQQSASVKKSNNKMLGKISFDVANVDLWSSESPTLYSLMLAVVDSQGTALEYIPWSFGFKETKIADNQFWVNGKAIKIKGVNRHEHHPRTGRYIDLETMVLDMKLIKQGNFNLVRTSHYPNDHRWYQLANEYGIYILDDANQESHGYKTRNKILGDNPNWTIAHVDRAASMVHTNKNYSAIAIWSLGNEGGAGRNFIAMREAVLAIDDSRPILSDTDLNASDFVERSYRTVNNVNEFLKKSKQVDKPFIQREYAHAMGNSLGNFQEHWDKIYANKNYVGGAIWDWVDQGLARVKNTAVVSYSNDPSNLSLNHQREVWAYGGDFGDTPTDAEFLLNGIVSPDRKLYPSYYEAKKVQQNVWFEQTDNPLQIKITNRYDFTNLNQYQIIWQIKDKSDGKDKVLAKGELDLDLAPWKSTLVDIPFNGKANNNELFLEFLALTKADAIWSDKGFDVAQQQFTIAPFTYPKQVQAAGEKVSLNETPYNINISAEQAQLSIDKVSGELISYQFDGKELLKQPLTPYFWKPVNNNQSRSKFTERMVPWVHAGAYRQVSDVKVSKLADNLVSVKVTARLVANHALYQLVYRINGEGKVEVDAKYTPDPERTQYPHMPKFGVKLGLDSSLAQINWYGRGPFENYPDRQTAANIGNYQKSLTQFQVPYISATDSTNRGDVRNLSFANEDVVLSVRGKQPLHFRAWPYDESDLYSFNSSPVKNSASDRVRRKHYYELPERNYINVNLDLKIHGVGGDNSWGGHTMKKYFVPADKPMQFGFILQAQAQAQAQAQAQAQAHK